One genomic region from Panthera tigris isolate Pti1 chromosome D1, P.tigris_Pti1_mat1.1, whole genome shotgun sequence encodes:
- the LOC122230412 gene encoding olfactory receptor 52L1-like has translation MIFVSFLSSFSKPLTMALSNSSWRLLQPSFFLMGIPGLEESQHWIAMPLSVLYLFAVMGNVTIIFIIWTDPSLHQPMYLFLAMLSGIDLVLASSTAPKTLAVLLVHAHEIGYTVCLTQMFFIHAFSSMESGVLVAMALDRYVAICHPLHHSTILHPGIIGRIGMAVLVRGLLLLLPFPILLRRLIFCQATVIGHAYCEHMAVVKLACSETTVNRAYGLAVALLVVGLDVVAIGISYAFILQTVLKVPGGEARLKAFSTCGSHICVILIFYVPGMFSFLTHRFGHHVPHHVHVLLATLYLLVPPALNPLVYGVKTQQIRQRVLRVFSLKGWI, from the coding sequence atgatttttgtttcttttctctcttccttctctaagCCATTGACGATGGCCCTTAGTAATTCCAGCTGGAGGCTACTGCAGCCTTCTTTTTTCCTGATGGGCATCCCCGGTTTAGAGGAAAGCCAGCACTGGATAGCAATGCCACTGAGTGTCCTTTATCTCTTTGCTGTAATGGGCAATGTCACCATCATCTTTATCATCTGGACTGACCCATCCTTGCACCAGCCTATGTACCTCTTTCTGGCCATGCTCTCTGGCATTGACCTGGTGCTGGCGTCCTCCACTGCACCCAAAACCCTTGCAGTGCTCCTGGTTCATGCCCATGAGATTGGGTACACTGTCTGCCTGACCCAAATGTTCTTCATCCATGCGTTCTCTTCCATGGAGTCAGGTGTACTTGTGGCCATGGCTCTGGATCGCTATGTAGCCATTTGTCACCCTCTGCACCATTCCACCATCTTGCATCCAGGGATCATAGGGCGCATTGGAATGGCAGTGCTGGTACGGGGgttactcctcctcctccccttccctatCCTGTTGCGGAGACTTATCTTCTGCCAGGCCACCGTCATAGGCCATGCCTATTGTGAACATATGGCTGTGGTGAAGCTTGCCTGCTCAGAAACCACAGTGAACCGAGCTTATGGGTTGGCAGTGGCCCTGCTTGTGGTTGGGCTAGATGTCGTGGCCATCGGTATTTCCTATGCCTTCATCCTCCAGACAGTGCTGAAAGTACCAGGGGGTGAGGCCCGACTTAAGGCCTTTAGCACATGTGGGTCTCACATTTGTGTCATCCTGATCTTCTATGTTCCTGGAATGTTCTCCTTCCTCACTCACCGCTTTGGCCACCATGTACCCCATCATGTCCATGTTCTTCTGGCCACACTCTACCTCCTCGTGCCACCTGCACTCAATCCTCTTGTCTATGGGGTGAAGACTCAGCAGATCCGCCAGCGAGTACTCAGGGTATTCTCCCTAAAAGGATGGATCTGA